The DNA sequence TCTGCAGGCTCAGTTTTTTGTGAAGTTCAGGTACATGTACTGCATTCAGAGGCCACTTATAGGAAACATGACAGCGCTCATCAAGATGTGGAATTTTTTAGAAGGCGTTTTGTCGTCTTTGGTGGGAAAAAATGGTGATGCAGAAGCCAGTTCCTTATATGCATTAAGATGTGGTGTTTTTTAGAAGACATTTCGCTACCTTTGATAGAAGAAAAAGGTGATGCAGGAGCCGCTAGCTGGCCACTGCCTTATATGGGAGAAAAAGTAAGTGCATCGTCTCACTTTCATGGCAAACTGACCGACCGTGGCTACTGGTAAAACATTTATAAACTGACAGTGTTTAGCCTAGGCCTGTAGCATGTTGTACTTAACAGTTAACCCTTCTTAGTAACTATTTACTAACTATAATgtaaataaaatgcaaatcaGAAATGTTCAAGTTGCACACAACTTTTTCACCATTCTTTTATATAATTCTGCACTTTTGTCCAGGCAATCCAAATTGTAACCGGGCAAGTATGCCACCAGGTTTACTTATCCGGCTGACGACTCTGTGAAAAAAGGAATATGGATCCTTGTATTTGAAGCATCTGCCTTAACCTATTcccagggttgtcattaagagccgggggctggggattttccccggctactaagagagtggcccccggctacttttattggaaaatagaagaaaaatagaaccaaaagaaatccctagccgtttgattccccgcctacttgttgtatttacccggcaacttgaaatcttagtgacaaccctctATTCCCCCTTTGCCATAATGCAGGTCCATGTCCCTTGTACAACTTATGATaacatcagttttaatggttaGGAACAACCTTGTCCTCTAACTTGAGCAAGGGGAGGAGATTTTTCAAACTACACCAGAATGAGCACGATTCAGTCAAGGAGGTCAAAGAAATAGGCAACACACCATGTAACATCGACCTAAGAATTTGCATGTAAAACATATCTTACTACCCACCTTAACCTTAAGTTCCTTTCATCTAAACCTAAGAAGATCCTAAAGGCATTCCCTAAAACTTTTCTCACTCAACTGTAGTCTAATAAATGCTCAGCAAAAAGGacgccaaaaaacaaaaaagaaaagcgaaAGAACTGAGAGGAGAGAAACCAAAAAGTAGAAGTCAAGACTACTCTGTCACTTTTGAAACCAAAAACTACACGTCTcttaaacattttctttctgCATGAGCCCCAACTAtggaagctgatattttgcatcagGAACAGAAAGCCTTAAAGTGCTTCACTTTTAAATAATGTTTTGGGCCACTGATGACATCTTCAGCTTTAATGGTTAGAGACAACTTTGTAATCCTACTTATGCAAGGAGAAGGGAGCAGGCAACAAAACTGCATAACATAAAAGGGAGGCAAAGGAGAAAAGAGAGCATGAAAGAAAGATCAAAAtagatttgcaaaaaaaaaaagtccattaaattttggcttatgCATATGTTgcggttcaattttatccttggtttaaatttttgggGTAtgggtaatgtatgataatgagtttgaaacaaaggtaaataaaattttaaccaaggataaaatgAGCCACAACACATACATgtgcaaaaatttaaaaagctgTTTAGTTACATCTGGTTAGTTGGAAAATATGCcctttttgttgcaaaactcaGTGTTCTCCATTTTCATGCTGCAACTGTAATTATTATATAGCCGAAAACCAGTCTAAAAAAGAGGAATAGGAGAAAAATGTGGATTTTTTGCTACTTACTGGCCACCACCAGAGTTAAGGAAATGTTATTACTACGCTTATATCATAGATGACATagatttcgcgccaaaattaggGAGTAATTATTACTCcctaattttggcgcgaaatttcagcgttaatttgtaatttcacgtgtgaaattactaaattgccatgCCAACCTGCcatacgtctcagtgtcaagatgggaacgaagttttaaaatgtaatgaatgaagatgtcagggcataaaaagacgctttagaaaacctgaacacatgaaagagcacatcaagaaggattcttagaggtatgttgtcgaaaaattctgaaaacttaagccCCATTTCAGCTCTAAatgtttgagagagtggagtcaCGATCGATCGATGCGATCCAGCATAAATAAGTCAAAATCttcgattgctaacgtaattcatcacccatgatattaataggtaatgaAATGGTATAcccgtgaaattagggaataatttcacttgcgttttgtccaaagcctaataatttccctctttgggcaaaacgcgcgtgaaattattccctaatttcactcgtcaccatttgattacacatacaaattaCCTTCTCTGTCTTCTTACTACTGGTAGCTTCTTGCTCCAAAACCGTAAGGGCATCTCTGGTAGCCTTAACTATTTCAGCAGGATTCTTCTTGGAGGGGCCAAACAAAGGCATAATGGCGTAGTGAGTGAAGATTGTTCACACCTGTTATAGATAcaatgaacaacaaaatcagttCAGAGTGAACAGCGTGGTTAATAAGAGTAAACAGCTactatgaatgaaaaaaaaaagaaaactactacagtcgaacctgtattaagcggcaCCGTCTTAGGCGGTTAAGCGGTCAGTTTTCAAAGTCACAAAAATTACTTCCCTTGATGTACTGTAATttcaacctctattaagcagtcaCGGTCACCATTTGACCTGTGTTAAATGGTCACACGGTGTCAATTACTTGCTCATACAGTTTCAAATAATGTAACACATGACGTACAACGATTGccttctttgtttattttcacaAATCATTAAAACGCCGGAAATGAATGTTTCTATTTGAGATCAAACGTCTGCTCTGATCAGCACTGGAGATTGAATTCTTTGAACTGTATTTCTTgcaacctgtattaggcggtgaccttgtattaagcggtcacttaACCATTCCCCAggggtgaccgcttaatacaggttcgactgtataatGTAGTACAACCTATATAACTCGAAATTCCCCACTACCTCAAACTAAGTCCTATTTCCCTTGTATTTCACtccacttttcagtcatttcaCTTTGTTATCTTGAACTTGGATAACTTGAATTCCCTACTAAGTTGAACAAAATTCCCTTCTTCTtgttcaaaatttcactgaaatttacccgaCAACTCGAAACTCTGGTTCTTGTAACACCACTTGGATGCCATCTCATTAACCTTCTTGTTGTATAATAATGgtcaaaacaccaaaactttaGCTCTGcagcaatttgattttaattggtACAACGAACACTTCATATCTTATCATAAAAAAATGATGCATAATCATGTTAGCACATTTCTTATGAAATAAGTAAATTTGCACTATATACTATACACTAAAGTACTGGAAAATCAATAACTATCAATTATTAACATGGCAAATTGAGCATTCAATCAATCCTGCTAACTCGAATCCCGCTAACTCAAACTGTTTTCCACTTCCTCTCAGAGTTCtactgtaatattattattgcaaAGTAGAAATTTGACAAAAGCCACATTTTGTAGTTActtaaaaactttaactttgttaaaagttaacaaatatttttttgggtggTCTGATATTGGTGCAaattttttgggtattcaaaacaatctgaagattcgtggtACTGTCTGCGTATCCTAGCTgcgtagttctgcgaataaagtacaaccaaacttgttttgcgGCTGTTTAACATCTTTTGGCCTATGACCGAAGACCAAAGTTTTatagtttcatttttgtttcacAAGTGCAGGATAAGGAGGGAATTTTGTCATTTGTTCACTAGAAGTTGGCATAACAATCATAAGTTTTAGGTGCCCATGTGAGCTCCTTGTTGGAAATTTTGGTTGCCCGTGGGCAAATCATGGCTCTGGCAACCAAGCGCCCATTAGGCAGCTGCCTTGGATTATGAAAGTGGTTCTCAACATCAATTGCACCTTTAAGGTAAACGTACTTGGTACGTGTTCGCCACACTTTCTAACCTTTCGTTACTGCTAGTTTACTATGTAAAATTATGCCCAGGTTGTTGAAAAGCTGGAgagtgctatccaccggataaatcactaagTATGGGGAAACTAATtggctatccactggatagagatttatccggtggatagtgctatcccgcttttgaacaaccgaggccaGATAACTCCCTATCTAGTAGATATGTAATGGGTAAACAATtacattatccactggataaagttTTAATTAGTGGATAGCAATATCCACTTTTAGAACAACTGGGACGAGATCATGCAAACTACATGTAGATGATAAGTCTTTTAGAAGTAAGATTAAGCTTTTGATAAACGCATcattgaaaataaatcgtgtgCTCGCCACAGAGTTATCAAGTTAGGGCGAGAACAACGTACATGTAAAGTAAAATGTACTAGAATGTACTAAAGAAGACTTGGATCGTGTAGCTGATACAGCGATAGCTTTGAAAACACTACCATTCAAAGCTAAGCGGCTTCGCGCAGAGGCTCATGGCTAGCCCGTAAAGAATGCGAAATTCGGAGGTGACTACGATATTGTACAAGTAGATAATCTTACCCAAACCTCTAAAAATCTCTCCTGAGATCTTCCAAAGTAATAAAGTGAGAAGATATACACAAATAAGCCCCGAAAAGTGACTTTCTTTACCACATTCTTAGTGTGAACGCCTCTAAACGGAAACAATCAAACGAACAAATCGTTCCAGTTTGCTCGCACCAACGACCTCATTATGTCATTTTAGGTTCCTTGTACATGAAGTGATTGTTGGCAAAATGGCGGGCTTCACGCTCGAGGAAAATTTTGTGTCAATCGTTAGTCTGTCTTTTACTTTTTTGGAAGCTTTAGTGGCGATAGTTTTTGCATTTGTCGTTTGTCGAAAGCTACCATCATTGGAGAAATGGATAATTACGTGGCTAGTTTATGATGTGCTGACCCATTTTACGCTGGTAGGGTGGTATATGGTGTCACCTTCGTCGACTGGAGGGTTCGATTTTTCATTCGCACCCCTACCCCTTACTTAAGATTGCTCTAATCCGAACCATCAATTTTTTCCGGCgccctttgaaaaatgaaatccAGAAGGGTTAATTTTTCGTCGGCAACTTTGAAAAGATATCCTAAGGGTCCAGATccttgcagaaaaaaaatcgagGGGGTGTGGGTAAAAAATGGAATGTCCCAGCAGGTGGTGCAAAGATCTGATCGGAAAACAGCAGACTGAATCGTAAAAATTCGTATACTTAAAAGCAGTTTACTTCAATCTCTATTAATGCCTCTTGATCCTGTATAGACTAATTCTCTCCTTGTTTTGCAAGAAAATGCGAGCCTATTAGTAAGGAGAATCTAGTAATTTATCAAAAGTGATCATTTAGGGTGGGTGTTGTGCACGGGAATTAAAATCTAAATTTCACGGTTAACGGTAATTAAAACAGACTTTTTACAAATCACGCAAACTTTAGCGTTTGATTTTATTTGTCGCCCATATAGTATTGCAAAACTGAGGTGTCGACTATAATTTTTGAGTTATGCATACacaagaaataattgttttcacGTCCTAAAATACTAAATTTACACAGGGCTCCTGATTTACAATAATTCACAACTGCATGCCGTACTCTACACAAGCAGAACTGGTTACACTTTATTTTTGCAATCCTTTAGTGTAGTGCATATGTGCAAGAACAATATCCAGTACTTTTATAGGTCTCATAGGGCAGTGACACAGACTACACAATACACTGTTCACTCTTGTGGCCAGACAACTCTGATCATTCGACCTCTACTTGTCTGTATGCCACAGAGAAAGGtcatttcatcttcatcatTCCTCAGGTCTTCCCTGACATAAGAATCTGTGTAATATTCTTGCACTTCTTTGGAGTCATCCTGTTGATCATGTGGCTGCATGTCAGAAGCTGTAGTTTCTATATCATCTGGAAAATGTTGAGTAGGGGAAACTACTTTTTCTGCTGGTGTATATGAGGAATGGTACATAATGAGAGGAAGTGTCGCGGCCTTAAACTTGACTTGACCTTGATATATCAAGTTCCTTGAAAGTTTACATTGAAATTATATTTCACGAAAAAAATTAGCTAATTATAGACCATGGTCACGAATGTCAAGAAATAAATTAGTTATTTCATGAATCACGGGATTACTTTTGTTCACGCATCACGGAAATTCTTTCGTTCATGATTCACGGCGATTAAAAATAGGCGTTCACGGTTCACGGTAAAACCCCTTTCCGACCCTCTCTTTAGTAGCTCCTGATGATAGTCAATAATCaaaagtgcaattttttttttcaggaaggACCTTTTGTTTATTTCTCACTTGTTGGTTCTGTCAATAATACAAACCACATCTTAGCTGAAGTGTGTAagtgaagaaataaaaaaaacccaaaGCATTAAAATTTTCCTTATGATATCAGTGTACTTGGTGTGTTCAATAAAAAGGACACAAAGATTTGTTTGGCTGAATATGAGATGAGATGATTGAAGGGATCCCTGTCTAGATTCTTCGATATAATTTGCTTAAAGGCATTAGAAGGGATAGAATACTAATGGTATGCGTGAGAGCATTATCGAGTGCATGCACTAgggactgggggggggggggggtactttaggattTTTTGGGTGAGGATGTGCCTCcaggaccctggaacccttagcctataccagagctagttcagctgaattttgctatccTGTACTGGACTAAACTTCCCAAATTCCCCCTATCCTAAAGtagcagttttccagaaactactgaggtcactagcataTAGTCCAGCCAAAGCAAAACcgatttgacttttttaaatatatttttgagtggcaattcccagTCTCATTAGTCTAGACTAAGATCTACAACCAAtttattattgatttattgatacccaattctagacccaaactctctgatttatttACCCCATCCCatagtaaactgcttgaaaaccatacccttcacagcggtaCATACTTAAAAAGCCCATATGAGGCAGTACCCCCCTGGGACTAAGACATATATAAATAACTCTGCGAagacttttctaaaaaaacatTCTATTCAATAAGTAGTTTTCCATAGCACTGGGGATTGTAAAACCTTTTATCTCTTTATAATTGGACTTCTAGTTCATTTTTGTGAAACAAGCAAAATTATAAGTATGTGAAATTTTGTTTACTGAAGCCAAGAAAGTGTTACTTAACATTTTTTCAGTAAGCAAAAGCCTAATTTGTTTCCACTTTCAACACACTATTGAATTTATATGGCGATTCACAAAACTATTTTTGTCTAACGACCTGTTCAGTTGATCGCCACAGTATTCAAGATTTTAAATACTGTGAATCGAACTCAGAAAAACGTGGACACCTGAAAAATtccaggaatgttgattgtgtactggccaatcacaataaagttcaggatacgcaagcaaacctcaaaaccgCAAATTAATTACCTTTGCTGTTTGCAGTTTTGCTATCTGGTGCCTCATTGGCTTATTTCTCGCAACAcgataacattccataaatatttctggtgttcacagttTCATGAGTTTCACAGTAATAGTGCGTTGAAAGTGGAAACAAattaggtttttttcttttgcttactGAAATAAAGCAAAATCATAGCATTAGATGAAGAATCACTTTTTAATTGTCAATCCATGGATGCTTTCAATAGTTTCTTAATCTCTACTACATGGTTTTCAGGGAAAGAATATGGCAAGGCAGATTCAAGGTGGCTTTATTCAGACCCAACAATTGTTTCTTTAGAGATTCTTACAGTTGTTATCACAGGACCTCTTGCCCTGATGTTAATTTATGCCATTTACTTCAACAAACATTACAGGTAAAATATTGCTTTGATTTTATGTCATTGCCAAGGCTATGTCTCAGGAAAATTGAAGGGCTGTGGGGCTGTCATTAGAAGCTGGCATTTTTGCTGGCTACTGCAGTAAAATCAGCCTGCTActttcagtttgaaaatgaatgaaaaataacaaatataggAGCATCTGAattgaaataccgtaaaattctgaaaacatatttttcaaaggccctttttgaggggcttattttgggagaggcttatattcggaggagcctatctacggagggaaatttgcatttcaaaatctaTTGGGCTTGCCTTcaagttggaagtaaatttatcgtttttgctttgttttactttgcatttgagggcaattttctaAGAACAAGtccctgaggggaggggggcttatatttggaggggcgatgtcatggagggttttttacgttactggtttgggggcttatatttggaggggcttatttttggaattttacagtatatgaaatgaatcatattttgaactggTGAAAAAGCAGTCAAGCCGGAATTTTTTCAGGTCCTTTTTCAACCACTTGGTTTGTTCATTCAACTGcgaagatcatgttcactttcatagGAGGATTTTTGGCATAAATGACTAGCTACTTAATTCCCTGAGAGACCAGCCACTTTAAAACCTTAATGAAACCCTTGAGAGCTGCTTGACACTGAAAtgcaaaattaaatataatttattcatgctaatagaccaatttcaatattattataattcagACTTGGCATCAAGGCTTTggggaacaaaacaaaagaaatgatcTTGAGGCTTAGCAATGAATAATActaacattaatttcttttgttcaggGTTCCTACAGATTTTTTGATCcaaaattcaaaactttttccagccttttttccaaaacaataatttctttttccagactaggtgatcaatagagacctttaaaaATGCAGGAATAAAGCTCCTTTCATCATACAGTTGAGActgaataagatttgaccaaaacaaaacaaaaaatcacttataaatttgttgtagctttgaaaaaaaaaaaaaaaactcaagactttttaccattttccagactttatttccattttccagacttttcaagactttttcaagaattcaagactctgttaGAACCCTGTTTATTTTATTCCCCCCAGCAGAGCCAAGTATGAAATTTAACATATCGAAATAAACGGTTTATTCTCTGTGTTATTTCAACAGGCATTTTGTGCAGATAACACTATGTGTTTGTGAGCTGTATGGAGGTATGACTGCATTATGCTATTTATCATTTGCCCTCTTAATGGAAGTAGGTGTTATTGaaagaaaagtgttttcaaGTGCTTTGAAATGATGATTATTTCTTGGTTAAATTGTTGAACGTTAAACCCTAAACCATTGATGTTGCACCTCCCCTGAAAACTTGTAAGGTCACAACCAATATAATCAGATGTTCAGATTATTGTATTGTTGATTAGCAATATTCactaaaaaagggaaattattagggACATCCATGACCATGGGTCACTGCAGTCCATGGACAGTTGTTAGGTGGGTTTTGAGTAATTATGTACCATTTATTGGCCTGCgttacaaacaaaattaaagttcTGGTCAaattagcctgtgaaaacattcGTTTCTCCGCACCCTTCGCCGCTGGGATGTTTCACatggaggaacgtctgcgactcagcgacagaaattccatactgatgatgcaaatcaatgtttacataataaatctggtagtcatggggttccaaatataaatttgtccatTTAACGAGTGTtatggtcgattttggtaaagtgttgtgttcatctgccaacaAGCTCCAGTAAAACTCAAAAGCTTCTTCTAGaaaagactatattccacaaatattgactgttttgccGGAGATtgttcgcgtttacatttgaacCTTGTGGCCTTTTATCtttcattcgtaaacaatagctaaaacaatgtaactactccgttgaccaatcagcgcttctgaccggattctggacagattttacgtcatcagtatggaatttctgttgctgagtcgcagatgttcctctacgcgaaacgtccccacccccaccccccttgaGTATGCACCATGGCcagcctgttaaaaaagccaatCTCGATTTACTAATCTGTTTAAAGGGAAATATGAAATGCACTTTTGGAAATTTGAGTCCTTTGGGGGCCAGAGCAAGGATCTTGGCACTGCCTTGCAGACATTGCTAGCCCAGATAGATAACATCCGTGAAGGCTAGTGCCACATAGGTCTCCAAATtgtttaagaaaacaaaattgcatTCGAAGTGCAAATACTTTATATTTTTAGCTATGTTGATTGGAAATTCTTTGTCCCAAAGttgcttttgaatatttttgtgataaaacaataattgttttatctaaaacagaaTAAGTTATTTATTCTGTTTTAAATATGAATATCTTTAAACAGGCTGGATGACATTTTGTCCTGAATGGCTAGTTGGAAGCCCAAGCTTGGATACAAGTTTTCCTCTTTACCTCTGGTTATATTTAGTATTTTTCAACGGCCTCTGGGTTATATTTCCTCTTCTGTTACTATGGCACTCTTGGAAAGAGCTGAAAGTAAAGCACAAGTCTATGACAACAACCACCACAACctctaaaaagaagaaaaaataaaccacAGAAGAAACATTGAACTCAATGGTCATCAGAAAAATACTGTACTAAAAAACCAATGTCAGTGAAACTCTAAATTGGTTAAATCTAAAGTTAATTACCTTTGTATTATACATaaccaccaatgaaataccaggcgAGCTTTAGCActaaaacatgatatcttcacaggagaaaataacatgttatttggTCAAAGTTATCTTCACCTCCAAAAttcgttttgtaaaataatATGTGGCAATCagattcttttcatttttcagtaACTTAAAAGAAGTATAAATtatacagttaaacctccagCACATAACCAGCTTTAAAGAAGTAATCATTATATAATTTGTCACTAAATGATTAAATCAAGAACAGTAAGTGTTATTAATTGTGGCCAGCAGGCCATCAATGTCATCTATAGCTTTGTTATTCTGGTCCAGCACTTTCTTGATCATAGCATCCCTTTCAGCTGGGGAACCCAAAATGTTGAGAGATGCCTCCATCTCTTCAAGTTCCTATTACAAAAttagagagaaaaagagaaaataattattacatcatAATATATACAAGGTAATTTTAGCAGTCATGTAGACAGTGTTAGGCAACAAATTAAAACAGGTgatgaaaaacaaagcattgaGTTTGTTGTGTGTGTTTTCCATCTAGAAATCCTTTTTTAAGATCCTTATTGAATGAGTAAGGTCTTGAAGAGATCCTACAATAA is a window from the Porites lutea chromosome 10, jaPorLute2.1, whole genome shotgun sequence genome containing:
- the LOC140950456 gene encoding emopamil-binding protein-like, with the protein product MAGFTLEENFVSIVSLSFTFLEALVAIVFAFVVCRKLPSLEKWIITWLVYDVLTHFTLEGPFVYFSLVGSVNNTNHILAEVWKEYGKADSRWLYSDPTIVSLEILTVVITGPLALMLIYAIYFNKHYRHFVQITLCVCELYGGWMTFCPEWLVGSPSLDTSFPLYLWLYLVFFNGLWVIFPLLLLWHSWKELKVKHKSMTTTTTTSKKKKK